The proteins below are encoded in one region of Clostridium pasteurianum DSM 525 = ATCC 6013:
- the ybeY gene encoding rRNA maturation RNase YbeY, with product MIFIDNRQDKIKFSSEDEKIMRDIIDYALREEGVTVDYEVSVILIDNDEIKRINGEMRDIHRVTDVLSFPMLEYPEGRVYSQVFGENKFDEIFLDNGKLILGDIALSLERAKKQSIEFNHSFIRECIYLTVHSVLHLMGYDHILDEDKLVMRRREEEILNKFNINR from the coding sequence ATGATTTTTATTGATAACAGACAAGATAAAATAAAATTTTCTTCAGAAGATGAAAAGATAATGAGAGACATAATAGACTATGCGCTTAGAGAAGAAGGTGTTACTGTAGATTATGAAGTTTCAGTTATATTAATTGACAACGATGAAATTAAAAGAATAAATGGTGAAATGAGAGATATTCATAGGGTGACAGATGTATTATCTTTTCCAATGCTTGAATACCCTGAAGGAAGAGTATATAGTCAGGTTTTTGGAGAAAATAAATTTGATGAAATTTTTTTAGATAATGGAAAGCTTATTCTGGGAGATATAGCTTTATCGCTAGAAAGAGCAAAAAAGCAGAGCATAGAATTTAATCATTCTTTTATAAGAGAATGTATATATTTAACTGTTCACTCAGTACTCCATCTTATGGGATATGATCATATTTTAGACGAAGATAAATTGGTTATGAGAAGAAGAGAAGAGGAGATATTAAACAAGTTC
- a CDS encoding HD family phosphohydrolase: MKVIDLIEKKSISKIYIYIITFIIIYLIMLSSVVTQKYDLKEGDIAKVDIKASREVEDRLATDARRKQAANSVGQQYNKRTEVGVNSESDLNNNFDKINNIRNSNVDVNQKSFNIRNSIVYNLSDQDVNTLITMNKDEFDSLRALIIKSIKGIYSNDIREGNSDDIKKAQDYVNLQFTNSKFTKNINDLGIEISNFYIKPNLFLDEDKTNEIRDSAEKKVSPVIIKKDQIIVKEGEPVTKEQLQILQDLGLLNSNNNFNWFMYINLAVLILVVLFIEIFYLYKFHEDLYKDNSKLILIFLLNIISLILARSIYIISPFLIPLACMPMLLILLINDKVSLFISILNCILISGVVEFNAQITLISVTSALLPVIVLKKMQMRNDILYSSIYVAVINSLITFSVGFLISNNVVEVLKITGFSFLGACISAILTVGFLPFLESTFDIVTTVKLLELSNPNQPLLKRLLMEAPGTYHHSILVANIAEVAAENIGGNPVLTRVCAYYHDIGKIIRPYFFKENQIGNDNPHDKISPNLSALVIISHVKDGLELAKEYKLPKAIQDTIVEHHGTTLVKYFYITMKNLSEKPEDISEESFKYPGPIPTTKENAVIMLADSVEASVRSISNPTRGKIEEMVNNIIKSRLNEGQLDNCDLTLKDIDIIRKSFLKTLDGIYHQRIEYPIDKSQIRK, translated from the coding sequence ATGAAAGTAATAGATTTGATAGAAAAGAAAAGTATTTCAAAGATATATATATATATAATTACATTTATTATAATCTACTTAATTATGCTTAGTTCTGTTGTAACTCAAAAATATGATCTTAAAGAAGGGGATATAGCAAAGGTAGATATAAAAGCTTCAAGAGAAGTAGAAGATAGATTAGCAACAGATGCTAGAAGAAAACAAGCAGCAAATTCAGTAGGTCAGCAATATAATAAAAGGACAGAAGTAGGTGTAAATTCAGAATCAGATTTAAATAACAATTTTGATAAAATAAATAATATAAGAAATTCCAATGTGGATGTAAATCAAAAATCTTTTAATATAAGAAATTCTATAGTCTATAATCTATCTGATCAGGATGTTAATACATTAATTACTATGAATAAAGATGAATTCGACAGTCTCAGAGCGTTAATAATAAAAAGTATTAAAGGTATATATTCTAATGATATAAGGGAAGGAAATAGTGATGATATTAAAAAGGCTCAAGATTATGTAAATTTACAATTTACTAATTCTAAATTCACCAAGAATATAAATGATTTAGGAATTGAAATATCTAATTTTTATATAAAGCCGAATCTTTTTTTAGATGAAGATAAAACCAATGAAATAAGAGATAGTGCAGAAAAAAAAGTTTCACCAGTAATAATAAAAAAAGATCAAATTATTGTAAAAGAAGGAGAACCAGTAACTAAAGAACAATTACAAATATTGCAGGATTTAGGCCTTTTAAACAGTAATAATAATTTTAATTGGTTTATGTATATTAACCTTGCAGTATTAATTTTAGTTGTATTATTTATAGAAATATTTTATTTATATAAATTTCATGAAGATTTATATAAGGATAACAGCAAATTAATATTAATATTTTTGCTTAATATAATCTCATTAATTTTAGCTAGATCTATATACATAATTTCTCCATTTTTAATTCCTTTAGCTTGTATGCCGATGCTTTTGATACTTTTAATAAATGATAAAGTATCTTTATTTATAAGTATATTGAACTGTATACTTATTAGTGGAGTTGTAGAATTTAATGCACAGATAACGCTTATTTCTGTAACCAGTGCACTACTTCCTGTAATTGTACTGAAGAAAATGCAGATGAGAAATGATATATTGTATTCATCAATTTATGTAGCTGTAATAAATTCATTAATTACTTTTTCGGTGGGATTTTTAATTAGTAATAATGTTGTAGAGGTATTAAAGATAACAGGATTTTCATTTTTGGGTGCCTGCATTTCAGCTATATTGACAGTTGGGTTTCTACCATTTTTGGAAAGCACTTTTGATATCGTAACTACTGTTAAGCTTTTAGAACTGTCCAATCCAAATCAACCTTTATTGAAAAGATTGTTAATGGAAGCACCAGGGACCTATCATCATAGTATTCTAGTAGCAAATATTGCAGAAGTAGCAGCGGAAAACATTGGAGGTAATCCAGTATTAACTAGAGTATGTGCTTATTATCATGATATCGGAAAGATAATAAGGCCTTATTTTTTCAAAGAAAATCAAATTGGAAATGATAATCCTCATGATAAAATATCACCTAATTTAAGTGCTTTAGTTATAATATCCCATGTAAAAGATGGATTGGAGTTAGCTAAGGAATATAAATTACCAAAAGCAATACAGGATACTATAGTAGAGCACCATGGCACTACTTTAGTAAAATATTTTTATATAACTATGAAAAATCTAAGTGAAAAGCCAGAGGATATAAGTGAAGAGAGCTTTAAGTATCCTGGACCTATTCCAACTACTAAAGAGAATGCAGTAATAATGCTGGCAGATAGTGTAGAAGCTTCTGTAAGGTCAATTTCTAATCCTACAAGGGGTAAGATTGAAGAAATGGTTAACAATATAATAAAATCCAGACTAAATGAAGGTCAGCTTGATAATTGTGATTTAACTTTAAAGGATATAGATATTATAAGAAAATCTTTTTTAAAGACTTTAGATGGAATTTATCATCAAAGAATTGAATACCCTATAGATAAATCTCAAATACGCAAATGA
- the yqfD gene encoding sporulation protein YqfD, producing MGNKFNFREYKNGTITVQLQSKQIERIINILWSHGIVISNIKRNSINVITFDTSFNNYYKVKDLASRTNSKIKILNRRGMIFLKIKVKRRISMVIGVFLFIGIISYLSNYIWGIDITTEKNIAPYEIREELKNIGITPGINKKKINVYDIEEKLKTNNDNIMWVRVRIQGSKLKVTTTERQAPPEVVRDDSPCDLMAKKDGQIVRIYTKAGTSVVKPGDIVKKGQIIVKGEQGNEGSEYEVHASGSVIAKIYYEETRTVSLLRKEKNRTGNQFANYYISILGKKFYLKNSLNKFAKYDKIEENNNFIKKEMYYETQEKNIKEDPKVLVNKTADSIYKNILMNFDKSVDVIDKSVESSIEGNTCRVRVLVTTEENIAEDAK from the coding sequence ATGGGAAATAAATTTAATTTTAGAGAGTATAAAAACGGAACTATAACAGTACAGCTTCAATCTAAACAGATAGAGAGAATTATAAATATATTATGGTCTCATGGAATAGTTATAAGTAATATAAAGAGAAATAGTATAAATGTAATAACTTTTGATACAAGTTTTAATAATTACTACAAGGTGAAAGATTTAGCTTCTAGGACAAATAGTAAGATAAAAATACTAAATAGAAGAGGAATGATATTTTTAAAAATAAAAGTAAAAAGGCGAATATCTATGGTTATAGGAGTGTTTTTGTTCATAGGAATCATATCCTACCTGTCAAATTATATATGGGGGATTGATATAACTACTGAAAAGAATATTGCACCTTATGAAATAAGGGAAGAACTCAAAAATATTGGTATAACTCCTGGAATAAATAAAAAAAAGATAAATGTATATGATATAGAGGAGAAATTAAAAACTAATAATGACAATATAATGTGGGTAAGAGTAAGAATTCAAGGGTCTAAACTTAAAGTAACTACAACAGAAAGACAAGCGCCCCCGGAAGTTGTAAGAGATGATAGTCCCTGTGATCTCATGGCAAAAAAAGATGGACAGATAGTAAGAATATATACAAAGGCTGGAACGTCAGTAGTAAAGCCAGGAGACATAGTGAAAAAAGGGCAGATTATAGTTAAAGGCGAGCAAGGGAATGAAGGCAGTGAATATGAGGTACATGCTAGTGGCAGTGTTATAGCAAAAATTTATTATGAAGAAACAAGAACTGTATCTTTATTGAGAAAGGAAAAAAATAGGACAGGTAATCAGTTTGCAAACTATTATATATCTATATTGGGTAAAAAATTTTATTTGAAAAATAGTTTAAATAAATTTGCTAAGTATGATAAAATAGAAGAGAATAATAATTTCATAAAAAAGGAAATGTATTATGAAACTCAGGAAAAAAATATAAAAGAAGACCCTAAGGTTCTCGTAAATAAAACAGCAGATTCTATATATAAAAATATATTAATGAATTTTGATAAATCTGTTGATGTTATTGATAAATCGGTGGAAAGCAGCATAGAAGGAAATACTTGCAGAGTAAGAGTACTGGTAACTACAGAAGAGAATATAGCAGAAGATGCAAAATAG
- the yqfC gene encoding sporulation protein YqfC, translated as MQNRISKVKKDLAEKLDIPADVILNIPKITIVGNDEITIENHQGILQFSDNFIRIKSSLGNIGIEGSNFEILFISGTTIVLSGVFKSMEYEGK; from the coding sequence ATGCAGAATAGAATTTCAAAGGTTAAAAAGGATTTGGCGGAAAAATTAGATATACCTGCAGATGTGATTTTAAATATACCGAAGATAACTATAGTTGGCAACGATGAAATAACCATTGAGAATCATCAGGGGATTTTGCAGTTCAGCGATAATTTTATAAGAATAAAATCCAGTCTTGGCAATATAGGTATAGAAGGAAGTAATTTTGAGATTTTATTTATTTCAGGTACTACTATAGTGCTAAGTGGTGTCTTTAAGTCTATGGAATATGAGGGGAAGTAG
- a CDS encoding GatB/YqeY domain-containing protein produces MSLKEKLQQDWKDALKGKDKFKANVISMAKAAILQIEKTKVVKLNDEEIIEVLAKEVKSRRDALLEFKKGKRQDLVDTANAEIEILMSYLPQQLTEDEIKDIIKSAASEVGANSIKDMGKVMAAIVPKTKGRADNSKVSSLVKEYLNK; encoded by the coding sequence ATGTCCCTTAAGGAAAAGCTACAGCAGGATTGGAAAGATGCCTTAAAAGGTAAGGATAAATTTAAAGCTAATGTAATTAGTATGGCCAAGGCTGCTATCTTACAAATTGAAAAGACTAAAGTAGTTAAGTTAAATGACGAAGAAATTATTGAAGTTTTAGCAAAGGAAGTTAAGTCAAGACGTGACGCTTTGCTTGAATTTAAAAAAGGCAAACGACAAGATTTAGTTGATACAGCTAATGCTGAAATTGAAATTCTTATGAGTTACCTTCCTCAGCAGTTAACAGAAGACGAAATAAAAGATATAATAAAAAGTGCAGCTAGTGAAGTTGGTGCTAATAGCATAAAAGATATGGGAAAAGTTATGGCTGCTATTGTTCCTAAAACTAAGGGACGTGCTGATAATAGTAAGGTGAGCAGCCTAGTAAAAGAATATTTAAATAAATAA